The following is a genomic window from Roseitalea porphyridii.
TCGATCAGAACGCCGGTCGTGCGTTCATACTCGGCGAAACTGTCGAAATGCGGCGGCAGGCCGGTGCGCGGCAGATTGTCGAACACGCCCAGCCGATAGGAGGCCAGGCCCGTGTCGTTGCCCTGCCAGAAGGGCGATGACGTCGACAGCGCCAGAAGATGCGGCAGGAAATAGCATTGCTGCGCCATCAGATCGACGCGCAGCGCGTCGTCGTCGATGCCCACATGCACATGCATGCCGCAGATCAGAAGGCGCCGCGCCGCCGCCGCCATCTCCACGCGCAGATCGTTGTAGCGATCCTTGTTGGTGTGGTGCTGCTTGTTCCACTCCGCCGACGGATGGCAGGAGACCGCGATCGGCGCGAGGTTGAACTCGGCCGCCCGCTTCGCCACCGCGCTGCGCAGCCGCCTTAGGTCGTCGCGCGCCTCGGCAATGTCGCGGCAAACGCCCGTGCCCACCTCGATCTGGCATTGCAGATATTCGGGGCTGACCTGCGATTGCAGATCGTCCTGCAGCTTCTCCAGAAGCCCGTCCGGCGCTTCCTTGACGGTCAGCGCGTCGGCGTCGACCAGCAGATATTCTTCCTCGATCCCGAGCGTGAAGCCTGGCGTTGCCTGCACGGACGGCCCTCCCCTTCAGCGGCACGACAATAGCCGCGCTTTGCGCGTTCGCGAAAGCCCGTGCGGACCGCATCGCAATATTGAAGCCAACGTTCAGCGAAATTGCATTCCCGCCGCCGCGCCATTTGGCTAAACCGTGCCCGATGACCCGCCCGCCCGTGCCGCCCCTCGCTCTCGTCTTCGTCCTCTGGCTCGCCGGGCTGGGCGCGGCGGCGCAGTTCGCCAAGATGGCGGTCGTCCTGCCCGAACTGCAGGCCTTCTACGGCGAAACCGGCGCCGCCTCGGGCTTTCTGGTCTCGCTGATCTCGCTGATCGGCATCGTGTTCGGCATGATCGCCGGGCTGTTGGCCAACCGCATCGGCCTGCGCCGCCTCCTGCTGATCGGGCTCGGCCTCGGTGCGTTGGTCTCCTTCGTTCAGGCGTTGATGCCCGCCTTCCCGATGATGCTGACCGTGCGGTTTCTCGAAGGGCTGTCGCATCTGGCGATCGTCGTCGCCACGCCGACCCTGATCGCGCAGATCGCGCCGCCGCGGCACCAGGGCGCGGCGCTGACCCTTTGGGGCACGTTCTTCGGCGTCGCGTTCGGCGCGGTCGCTCTGATCGCGCCGGCCCTGCTCGGAGCGGCCGGCCTTTCGGCCCTGTTCGCCGCGCACGGGCTCTACATGCTCGTCTTCGCCCTGATCGTCGCGGCGCTGGTTCCGACACCGGCTCCGGCCAGACCCGAACAATCGCTGACCGGCTTTGCCGCGATCATCGAGCGGCACAGGGCGGCCTACTCGAACCCGGCGATCGCCGCCGCCCCGCTCGCCTGGGTCTGCTACACGCTGACCTTCGTGGCGCTGCTGGCCGTCCTGCCGCCGCTGCTCGACCCGCGCGAGCGGCTGATCGCGGCGACCTGGATGCCGCTGACCAGCATCATCGCCTCGATGACGCTCGGCGTCGCGCTGCTGCGGCACATCTCGGCGATCGCGGTCGTGGTCACCGGTTTCGGCTCGGCGCTTGCCGTGTCGGCCCTGTTCTTCCTCACCGGACCCAACCTGTGGGTCGGCATCGCGCTGTTTGCCTGTCTGGGCCTCGTTCAGGGCGCCAGCTTCGCCGCCGTCCCGCAGCTCAACCCGTCCGACGCCGACCGCGCGCTCGCCAATGGCGGGCTCGCCCAGATGGGCAATCTGGGCAACACGGTCGGCACGCCGCTGATGGTGGCGATCTTCGCGGCGACCGGCTTTGTTGGCCTGCCGGTGCTCTTGATGTGCTGCTACGTCGCCGCGATCGCGATCCACTTCGCCTTCGCCCGCATGCGCGCCGCATCGGTCTCCGCGCCAGCCGGTTAACCGTGCCTTAACCGTTCCCGCACGCCGCCGCGACCATGGCGCAAATTTCATAGCGCGAGGCGCTTTTATCATCGCATTTCGGCCACCAAGCACCCATATGCGGGATCATGAGCCGCCCTAACGGGGATCGGCGAATCGGATGATCCCAAGCGTCCGATAGCCGTCCTGATAATAGCCGGCGGGTTCCCGCCAAACGACGGGTCCAAACCGTCGTCGGAACCGACCGGTCGCGCAAAGGCTGCTCCGTGTGAAATGGCAAGCGCATGGAGTGATGATATGACCATTTTCGCTAAGTTCTTCACGGTTGGCACCAAGGCCGCCTACGCACCGACCAGCGGCGCGAACCTGACGACCGCGTTCGCTCGCGATCGCCTGTCGCGCACCATGCCCGGCGAAACCGGCGCCCGCGCCGGCTCGCGCTACGGCCTTTTCGTCTGAGGTCGGCTCGTTGGCCCGAAATGACCGGCCGCGTCCGGCTTGACGCGGCCGGCTTCGGCGTGCCCGCATGCGCCGATGGTCAAGGCGGCTCTCTTCGACGTGTACGGCACCTGCGTTGACTGGCACGGCGGCATGCGCCGCGCCGCCTCCGCGATGCTCGCCGAAAAACGGCTCGATCCGTCGCTCGGGACCGACATCGCCGAGGGCTGGCGGCATCGCTACCAGCCGGCCATGGAGCGCGTGCGCTCGGGCGCCGAACCCTATCGCCCGCTCGATTCGCTGCAACTCGAAACGCTCGCCGACGTGCTCGACGCGCTGGACCTTTCGCACCATTTTGGCGCGGCCGACCGCGCACGGCTGAACGCGGCGTGGGACGCCCTGCCCGCCTGGCCCGACACGACCGCAACCCTTCAATCGCTCAAAGCCGCCATGCCGGTCGCCGCCTGCTCGAACGGCTCGGTCGCGATGATGGAACGGCTTGCCGCCCACGCCGGCCTGCCCTGGACGATGCTCTGCGGCGCGGAACTGGCGCGCAATTTCAAGCCGGAGCCCGAGGTCTACCTCAAATCCTGCGCCGCGCTCGGCCAAATTCCGGCCGAAGTGATCATGATCGCCTGCCATCCCGACGATCTCGATGCGGCCGCCGCCTGCGGGCTCCGGACCGGCTACGTGCCCCGCCCGGACGAATGGGGCACGGCCTCGGTCGCGCCCGATCCCGATCCGCAGCGGTTCGACCTTCACGCCGCCACGCTCGGCGAACTGGTTGGGCAAATCGTTTCCCGCGCGCACTGAAATGCCTTGCGCCTCCGTCCGCGCGCTGATTGGGTGACAGCCCTGTGACATAGTCCAGGCGCGCTGCGGCGCGCGGCCTTGATGGGAGTTGGGGTATGGACGCAAAGACGGCCAGGGCGAAGGCGCCGATCCGGACCATCGTGTTCCTGATGGTGCCGGAGTTCACCATGATCGCCTTCACCTCGGCGATCGAGGCGCTGCGCTCGGCCAATCGGATGCTCGGTTTCGACGCCTACCGCTGGCGCCTGTGCAGCGAGACCGGCGCGCCCGTCACCGCGTCGAACGGCGTCGAGGTCACGGTCAGCACGACCATCGCCGACGAACGCCGGATGATCGGCACGCCCGACCGCGCCTCGCTGTTCCTGGTCTGCGGCGGCACCAATGTCGAGGATTTCACCACCAGGGCCGCGACCGGCATCGTGCGCGAACTGCACGCGCGCGGCATCGGCGTCGGGGGCCTTTGCACCGGCGCTCATGTCATCGCCACGGCCGGGCTCTTGAGCGGCCGGCGCTGCGCCATCCACTGGGAGAACCTGCCCGGCTTTTCCGAAAAGTTCCCCAAGGCCGACGTGTTCGCCGACCTGTTCGAGGTCGACGGCAACATCTACACCTGCGCCGGCGGCACCGCCGCGCTCGACATGATGCTGTCGCTGATCGCCGAGGATTTCGACGACGATCTGGTCAACCGCGTCTGCGAGCAGATGCTGACCGACCGGGTGCGCGCGGCGACCGACCGCCAGCGCCTGCCGCTCAGGGCGCGGCTCGGCGTGCAGAACGCACGCGTCCTGTCGATCATCGAACTGATGGAGGCGAACCTTTCCGAGCCCCTGTCGCTGCTGGAGATCGCCGATCATGTCGGCCTGTCGCGTCGCCAGATCGAGCGCCTCTTCAGGCAGGAGATGGGCCGGTCGCCGGCGCGCTACTATCTCGAGATCCGGCTCGACCGCGCCCGCCATCTGCTGATCCAGTCGACGATGCCGGTGGTCGAGGTGGCGATCGCGTGCGGCTTCGTGTCGGCGTCGCATTTCTCCAAGTGCTACCGCGAGCTTTATGCCAAGTCTCCCCAACAGGAGCGCGCCGAGCGCAAGCAGCTCATGGTCGCCTGATCGAACCGACGGAGGTCTTCATGCCCGCATTCAGCCGCCTTCTGGGCGCGCTTTTCATCGCGCTGCTCGCCGCGCTGCCGGCAAACGCCGACGACAAGCGCTTTCTTCTGGCGACCACCACATCGACCGAGAATTCCGGCCTGCTCGACGCGATCATCCCGCAATTCACCGAAGCGACCGGGATCGCAATCGACGTGGTCGCGGTCGGCACCGGTCAGGCGCTGGAGATGGGCCGGCGCGGCGATGCGGCGGCGATCCTCGTGCACGACCGGATCGGCGAGGAACGGTTCGTCGAGGAAGGCTACGGCACCGACCGGCGGGACGTGATGTACAATGACTTCGTCATCATCGGCCCCGAGGCCGACCCGGCCGGGCTTGGCGACGCCGCCGACACCGCCGAGGCGTTTACGCTGATCGCCGGAACGCAAAGCGTCTTCGTCTCGCGCGGCGACGACAGCGGCACGCACCGCAAGGAACTGCGGCTCTGGGACGAGGCCGGGCTCGACGCGGCCGGGTTCGGCGGCTGGTACCGCGAGGCCGGCGCCGGCATGGGCCAGACGATCATCACCACCACCCAGATGGACGGCTACACCATGACCGACCGCGCGACCTGGGTGAAGTTCAACCGCAAGGAGGGGCACCGGATCATCTTCGAGGAGGACCCGCCGCTGTTCAATCCCTATTCGTCGATCGTGGTCACCAATACCGTCATCCCGGCCGAGGAGAGCGACTGGGCGACCGCCTGGCACGAATGGCTGACCAGCGAGGAGGGTCGCGAGGCGATCCGCAGCTACCGGGTCGACGGCCAGCAGCTCTTCTTCATCGCCGGCGACGGCAAGCAGGGCTGACGGTCAGCCGGCACCCGCCGGGCGCGCGCGATCGCGCGTCACCCACCATGTCAGGACCGTCACGCCGAACGAGATCGCGACGAGGATGATGCCGAGCGCCACGGCGATGTTGAAGTTGCCCTGGCGCGTCTCCAGCGTGATCGCCGTGGTCATCACGCGCGTCGAACCGCGAATGTTGCCGCCGACGATCATCACCGCGCCGACTTCCGAGATCGCCCGGCCGAACGCGACCAGGAACGCGGTGACGAGCCCGGCCTTGGCCATCTTCAGCAGTTCGGCGATCTGGCGCCAGCGCGCCCTGATGTCGAGCCGCACCTGCTCGCCATAGTCGGCCCACGGGCCCGCGCAGGCCCGGTAGGAGAAGACGGTGATGACCGGCAGGGTGATGATCACCTGCGCGATGACGATCGCGGTCGGCGTGAACAGGATGCCGAGCCAGCCGAGCGGCCCCGACCGCGACAGCAGGATGTAGACGACAAGGCCCACCACGACCGTCGGCACGGCGAGCAGGGCCGAGAAGATCGCCAGCCAGACGCGCCGGGGCCGTTCGCGCAGCGTGCAGAACAGTCCCCCGAGCGGCGCGCCGATCGCCATGCCGATCAGCGACGCGGTCAGGCTCACCTGCACCGACAGCACAACGATGCCGAAAATCTCGCGACCGTCCACCATGGTCGGCACGCTCAGAGCGTTCCGTCACGACACTGAACCAGTGTGCCGGTGCGGGTTGGGTTCAAGATCAAGGGCTTTGGCGAGGGGCGTGACGGGATACGGTCGACCCGAAGCTCGCCGGAATTGGGCCAGAACGGCCCGGCGGAATGGTTCAATATCATGACGGAACGCTCTAGCCGGAATCGGCGGCCACGCAAATCGGCTTCGGAAGGCCGCCGCTCAGCGCACGTCCATGATGCCGCGCAGCTTTTCGCCGATCGTGCAGTCGATCGGTTGTTCCTGCGCCAACCGCACCGGTGGAGGCACGGCGCGCGCCGGCCCTGCGGGCTGCCCGCCGGCCAGTTCGAGCACGATCTTGCGCCGGACCGCCTCGGGGAACCCGTCCCAGTCCTCGACCGGCAGCAGGAACGCGCCCGGCCCGCCGATCACGCAATCGCGGTAGTAGACGTCCAGCCCCGAAATGTTGAAGCCCAGCCCGCCCATCCACGGTTCGGCCATGATCGGCAGCCCGTTGATGACGATGCCGCGATCGATCGCCTCGTCGCGCGCCACGTCCACGCGCCCGCCCTGGTTGTTGGGCCCGTCGCCGGAAATGTCGATCACCCGACGCAGTCCGTCGAACGCGTTCTCCTCGATCGAGGCGATGCCGTAGAGGATCGCGCCGCTGATCGAGGTGTTGCGCATGTTCGAGATCGGCGCCGATTCCAGCCGGCCGGCGAACGCCTCGGCGTCTTCGGCGCCGGCGATCAGGGTCCACGGCACGATCACCCGCTGCAGGTCGGCCCGCGCCCATTCGACATAGGTGACGGCCACTTCGCCGATCAGCCCGCCGGTGATCGCCTCGTGCACCGCGCGCGACCGGAACGCCTCGGCATAGCCGCGCCGCTGGATCTGCAATTCGTTGAAGCGCATCGAGCCGGACACGTCGACGGCGAGCACCAGTTCGACATCGACCTGCCGGGGCTGCGCCCAGGCCGGGGATGCGGCCAGCACGGCGATGGCGATCGCAAGAACAAGACGCAGCTTTGCTGTCATCGTGCAAGCATACGGCATCGGCGAGCGCTGAAAAGCGCAAGGCGGCGTACATATCGGCGCCCGGTTTCGCCCTTGTCACAAACCGGGCGGCCAGTGGTCGCAGATGCCGGCGCACCGCGAGATCGTTTCGGACGCGCGGCGCGACGACTATCCAACGCGGTTCGCGACGACTACAATGGCGATGCACGAGGTGTACTGACATGAATTGGATCATTCTGCCCCCCGATCTCGAGCGCCGTGTGGACGAACTCGCCAGACGCAGCGGCAAGCCGACCGAAGAGCTGGTGCGGCTGGCATTGATGCAGGGGATCGAGGATATCGAGGACGCGATCGCCGCCGAGGTGGTCCTCGACAGGATCGGGAAGGGCGAAGAGAGGACCGAAACCCTGTCGGACGTCGAGGCGAGGCTTGGTCTGGCGGATTGAACTGTCCGAGACGGCGGGCAGGCGACTGTCGAAACTGCCCAAGGCCGATGCGAAGCGGATCACCGGTTTTCTGCGCGACCGGCTCGCAAGTCGCGACGATCCCCGATCGATCGGTACGCCGCTCAAGGGAAACCGCTACGCGGACCTCTGGCGCTACCGTGTCGGCGACTACAGGCTGATCGCGCAGGTTCGGGACGCGACCCTGACCATCCTCATCGTCGACCTCGGCCATCGGAGCCGGATCTACCGACGTTGAGCCGATCCCTCCCCCGCCGACATCGGCCCGTCGCAGGCAGGACAGGGCATTGACGCCACCTTCGCGATAAGGCTCCCATGCACCGGGCGCGCCACGCCCGAACTGGCCTCTGGACGAGCGGAGACGAACCCATGGCAGCTCTTCCCGAACGCGCGAACGTCGTCATCATCGGCGTCGGCGGCATCGTCGGCGCTTCCGTCGCCCACCACCTGATCGAACGCGGCTGGGACGACATCGTGGGCATCGACAAGTCCGCGGTGCCCACCGACATCGGCTCGACCTCGCATGCATCGGACTTCTGCTATGCGACCGCGCACGACCAGCTCTCCTGCTGGACGACGGCTTATTCGATCGACTTCTACGAAGGGCGCGGCCGCTACGCCCGGGTCGGCGGGCTGGAG
Proteins encoded in this region:
- a CDS encoding carboxylate-amine ligase, translated to MQATPGFTLGIEEEYLLVDADALTVKEAPDGLLEKLQDDLQSQVSPEYLQCQIEVGTGVCRDIAEARDDLRRLRSAVAKRAAEFNLAPIAVSCHPSAEWNKQHHTNKDRYNDLRVEMAAAARRLLICGMHVHVGIDDDALRVDLMAQQCYFLPHLLALSTSSPFWQGNDTGLASYRLGVFDNLPRTGLPPHFDSFAEYERTTGVLIDAGIIEDTTKVWWDLRPSARFPTLETRICDMSPRLGHAIAIAALVQAITRMLWRLRSQNMRWRIYDRFLISENRWRAQRYGITEGLIDYGRGEVVPFGTLLDELLELVTPDAAVLGSMRELDVLREIVAGGTSATRQRAVREAVGSDDADAINRAVVGHLIEEFHADL
- a CDS encoding MFS transporter, which produces MTRPPVPPLALVFVLWLAGLGAAAQFAKMAVVLPELQAFYGETGAASGFLVSLISLIGIVFGMIAGLLANRIGLRRLLLIGLGLGALVSFVQALMPAFPMMLTVRFLEGLSHLAIVVATPTLIAQIAPPRHQGAALTLWGTFFGVAFGAVALIAPALLGAAGLSALFAAHGLYMLVFALIVAALVPTPAPARPEQSLTGFAAIIERHRAAYSNPAIAAAPLAWVCYTLTFVALLAVLPPLLDPRERLIAATWMPLTSIIASMTLGVALLRHISAIAVVVTGFGSALAVSALFFLTGPNLWVGIALFACLGLVQGASFAAVPQLNPSDADRALANGGLAQMGNLGNTVGTPLMVAIFAATGFVGLPVLLMCCYVAAIAIHFAFARMRAASVSAPAG
- a CDS encoding haloacid dehalogenase type II, which codes for MVKAALFDVYGTCVDWHGGMRRAASAMLAEKRLDPSLGTDIAEGWRHRYQPAMERVRSGAEPYRPLDSLQLETLADVLDALDLSHHFGAADRARLNAAWDALPAWPDTTATLQSLKAAMPVAACSNGSVAMMERLAAHAGLPWTMLCGAELARNFKPEPEVYLKSCAALGQIPAEVIMIACHPDDLDAAAACGLRTGYVPRPDEWGTASVAPDPDPQRFDLHAATLGELVGQIVSRAH
- a CDS encoding GlxA family transcriptional regulator, translating into MDAKTARAKAPIRTIVFLMVPEFTMIAFTSAIEALRSANRMLGFDAYRWRLCSETGAPVTASNGVEVTVSTTIADERRMIGTPDRASLFLVCGGTNVEDFTTRAATGIVRELHARGIGVGGLCTGAHVIATAGLLSGRRCAIHWENLPGFSEKFPKADVFADLFEVDGNIYTCAGGTAALDMMLSLIAEDFDDDLVNRVCEQMLTDRVRAATDRQRLPLRARLGVQNARVLSIIELMEANLSEPLSLLEIADHVGLSRRQIERLFRQEMGRSPARYYLEIRLDRARHLLIQSTMPVVEVAIACGFVSASHFSKCYRELYAKSPQQERAERKQLMVA
- a CDS encoding substrate-binding domain-containing protein, translated to MPAFSRLLGALFIALLAALPANADDKRFLLATTTSTENSGLLDAIIPQFTEATGIAIDVVAVGTGQALEMGRRGDAAAILVHDRIGEERFVEEGYGTDRRDVMYNDFVIIGPEADPAGLGDAADTAEAFTLIAGTQSVFVSRGDDSGTHRKELRLWDEAGLDAAGFGGWYREAGAGMGQTIITTTQMDGYTMTDRATWVKFNRKEGHRIIFEEDPPLFNPYSSIVVTNTVIPAEESDWATAWHEWLTSEEGREAIRSYRVDGQQLFFIAGDGKQG
- a CDS encoding ABC transporter permease, which produces MVDGREIFGIVVLSVQVSLTASLIGMAIGAPLGGLFCTLRERPRRVWLAIFSALLAVPTVVVGLVVYILLSRSGPLGWLGILFTPTAIVIAQVIITLPVITVFSYRACAGPWADYGEQVRLDIRARWRQIAELLKMAKAGLVTAFLVAFGRAISEVGAVMIVGGNIRGSTRVMTTAITLETRQGNFNIAVALGIILVAISFGVTVLTWWVTRDRARPAGAG
- a CDS encoding DUF1194 domain-containing protein, whose translation is MTAKLRLVLAIAIAVLAASPAWAQPRQVDVELVLAVDVSGSMRFNELQIQRRGYAEAFRSRAVHEAITGGLIGEVAVTYVEWARADLQRVIVPWTLIAGAEDAEAFAGRLESAPISNMRNTSISGAILYGIASIEENAFDGLRRVIDISGDGPNNQGGRVDVARDEAIDRGIVINGLPIMAEPWMGGLGFNISGLDVYYRDCVIGGPGAFLLPVEDWDGFPEAVRRKIVLELAGGQPAGPARAVPPPVRLAQEQPIDCTIGEKLRGIMDVR
- the relB gene encoding type II toxin-antitoxin system RelB family antitoxin, which gives rise to MNWIILPPDLERRVDELARRSGKPTEELVRLALMQGIEDIEDAIAAEVVLDRIGKGEERTETLSDVEARLGLAD
- a CDS encoding type II toxin-antitoxin system RelE family toxin, which codes for MVWRIELSETAGRRLSKLPKADAKRITGFLRDRLASRDDPRSIGTPLKGNRYADLWRYRVGDYRLIAQVRDATLTILIVDLGHRSRIYRR